The sequence CCGATGCCGGTGACGGCAGCGCAGCGGTCGGGCTCGTCCACGCTGAGCCGCCCTTCGAACATATTGACATTGCCGATGAAGTCCGCCACGAAACGGTTGGCCGGATGCTCATACACCTCTTCGGGCGTGCCGACCTGCAGCACCCGGCCCTTGCTCATGACCGCGATGCGGCCAGCCATGGTCATGGCCTCCTCCTGGTCGTGGGTCACCATGACGCAGGTCACGCCGACTTTTTCGATGATGTTGACCAGCTCGAACTGGGTCTGTTCGCGCAGTTTCTTGTCCAGCGCACCCAGCGGTTCATCAAGCAGCAGCAGCTTGGGCCGCTTGGCCAGGCTGCGCGCCAGCGCCACCCGCTGCTGCTGGCCTCCGGAAAGCTGGTGTGGCTTGCGTTTGGCATAGGGACCGAGCTGCACCAGGTCGAGCATTTCGCCCACGCGCTGCTGGATTTCAGCCTTGGCCAAGCCTTCGCGCTTCAGGCCAAAGGCGATGTTTTCCCAGATGTCGAGATGCGGAAACAGGGCATAGGACTGGAACATCATGTTGATCGGCCGCTCGTAGGGCTGCAGGCCGGCCACGTCCTGGCCGCCCAGCAGGATGCGGCCCGAGGTGGGTTTTTCGAAGCCTGCCAGCATGCGCAGCAAGGTGGATTTGCCGCAGCCTGAACTGCCCAGCAGCGCAAAAATCTCGCCCCGGCCGACCGACAGCGACACCTCGTCCACCGCCAGCGCTTCGTCAAAGCGCTTGACCAGTTTCTCGGTAACCAGATAGCCGTCTTTTGCATTCTTGTCCGCCATGTATCAACCTCTGCATTCGTGCTTCAGAAACTAAAAAGGGCTGTTCATACCCTCGGTATAAACAGCCCGGACTCACTCAGGACAGAAGCTTACTTGCCTTTTTTGAAGCTGTTGTAGGCATTGGCCATGGCTTCGCGGGCTTCATTGGTGAAGCTGCTCGGGGGAATCATCTTGCTGAAATAGTCAGCTTCCACAAAGATGGTCTTGTTGCCGGCAATCTCGGGCTTGATCTGGGCAATGGCGGCCTTGTTGGCCGTGGGGTAGTTCATGGTGTTGGTCACCGAGGCGGCGTTCTCGGGACGCAGGTAGAAGTCGATGAAGGCATGGGCATTGTTCGGATGCTTGGCATCCTTGGTAATGGCCATGGTGTCAGAAAACAGCAGGGCGCCGGTGCTGGGCAGCAGGGCCTGGATTTCATCCTTGGAGCCGTTTTCCTTGGCCCGGCCGGCTGCGATGTTGATGTCGCCCGACCAGCCAATGACCGCACAGGCCTTGCCGCCCGCCACGTCGTCGATCATGGTCGCGCTGAACAGGCGGATATCCTTGCGCACCTTGGCCAGCGCCTCGGCGGCGGCCTTGTAATCGGCCGGGTCGTTGGAGTAAGCATCCTTGCCGATGTAGTGCAGCGCCGCCGGCATGATCTCGGCAGGCGAGTCCAGGTAAGCAATGCCGCAGGACTTGAGCTTGGCTGTGTACTTGGGGTTGAGCACCAGATCCCAGGCGTTGTCAGGCATGGGCAGGCCAGCCAGGGCTTTTTCGGCCTTGGTCTTGTTGATGCCGACGGTGGTGAAACCCCAGGCCCATGGCACCAGGTACTTGTTGCCCGGGTCGGCCTTGGTCAGAACGCCCATGATGGCCGGGTCCAGGTTGGCCAGGTTCTTGATCTTGGACTTGTCCAGTGGCTGCAGCAGCCCGCCTTCGA comes from Polaromonas naphthalenivorans CJ2 and encodes:
- a CDS encoding ABC transporter ATP-binding protein, whose protein sequence is MADKNAKDGYLVTEKLVKRFDEALAVDEVSLSVGRGEIFALLGSSGCGKSTLLRMLAGFEKPTSGRILLGGQDVAGLQPYERPINMMFQSYALFPHLDIWENIAFGLKREGLAKAEIQQRVGEMLDLVQLGPYAKRKPHQLSGGQQQRVALARSLAKRPKLLLLDEPLGALDKKLREQTQFELVNIIEKVGVTCVMVTHDQEEAMTMAGRIAVMSKGRVLQVGTPEEVYEHPANRFVADFIGNVNMFEGRLSVDEPDRCAAVTGIGEIQVGHGVSGTLNMPLAIAVRPEKIEISKQRPAVSRNVFAGKVQEIAYFGSYNTYIVVASDGSRVRITEANTSREDISGITWEDSVFFWWGDRAGIVLRD
- a CDS encoding extracellular solute-binding protein, whose translation is MKKLVLVMAMSAILLAACGKKEEPVAVAPAPAPVASAPALPVNTEEKVLNIYNWPDYIPEGMIAAFEKETGIKVNYDTFETNEALHAKLVAGNTGYDIVVPGTVFAKPQIEGGLLQPLDKSKIKNLANLDPAIMGVLTKADPGNKYLVPWAWGFTTVGINKTKAEKALAGLPMPDNAWDLVLNPKYTAKLKSCGIAYLDSPAEIMPAALHYIGKDAYSNDPADYKAAAEALAKVRKDIRLFSATMIDDVAGGKACAVIGWSGDINIAAGRAKENGSKDEIQALLPSTGALLFSDTMAITKDAKHPNNAHAFIDFYLRPENAASVTNTMNYPTANKAAIAQIKPEIAGNKTIFVEADYFSKMIPPSSFTNEAREAMANAYNSFKKGK